A window of Rhododendron vialii isolate Sample 1 chromosome 13a, ASM3025357v1 contains these coding sequences:
- the LOC131313564 gene encoding plant-specific TFIIB-related protein PTF2-like produces the protein MASSRPCSSCGERSLADDDDGNSFCASCGAVQDFDNFQHSLGGISGPTGTFVHTGTAGSGSTFNYKETKIYYAKQNIERITSLFDFSPSKKDEVRVMVETVTEGEYGQGDWFPVLIGACAYVVMRRDNKSLVLVEVGDKVGCDVHELGRMVSRVVQFMRLKLPEFDIVDSFQRAVRTCFVSLDNEDKVGRMLKQGIFLVQCMVKWYLTTGRRPLPVVVAVLVFVAQLNAVDVRIEDVAMELHVAVVTCKLRYKELLESLVKVAHVLPWGKDITVKNIVKNAPFVLEYMELKSMSKCGEKRKVVDHVGFDMDDLVGSCLSEEAEYGLDNHGMENDSQYFKVQDKRSSPRGTRDDLETLKISHECLSMMYSEYSNKISNTDYLEECGCKNRRKKGRGFDLLDCREWWKGKSELSRKLLLKKILEKDVGLVAMPPSFVAGCLAYQRRREKIKAAKLRITKIMGLQNGDSGDNGNLCISDSVNIGKKRRRVKVYVDWEDLIIETLLLHQVQEEEIEKGHYNTLLDLYVFNSGSM, from the coding sequence ATGGCGAGTTCTCGCCCCTGTTCGAGTTGCGGCGAGAGATCCCTCGCCGACGACGACGACGGCAATTCCTTCTGCGCCTCGTGCGGCGCTGTCCAGGACTTCGACAACTTCCAGCACAGCTTGGGCGGGATCAGCGGCCCCACCGGCACCTTCGTCCACACCGGCACCGCCGGCTCCGGCAGCACCTTTAACTACAAAGAGACCAAAATATATTACGCCAAACAAAACATCGAACGCATCACCTCGTTATTTGACTTTTCGCCCTCGAAGAAAGACGAGGTCAGGGTTATGGTAGAGACCGTTACCGAGGGGGAGTACGGGCAGGGGGATTGGTTTCCGGTTCTCATAGGCGCCTGCGCGTACGTTGTGATGAGAAGAGATAACAAGTCGTTGGTGCTCGTGGAGGTCGGGGATAAGGTAGGTTGCGATGTTCACGAACTGGGTCGGATGGTTAGTCGGGTTGTTCAGTTTATGCGATTGAAGTTGCCGGAGTTTGACATCGTGGATTCGTTTCAACGGGCGGTCCGGACATGTTTTGTTTCGTTGGATAATGAAGATAAGGTTGGGAGGATGTTGAAGCAGGGGATTTTCTTGGTCCAGTGTATGGTGAAGTGGTACTTGACCACGGGGCGGAGACCGCTTCCGGTGGTCGTGGCTGTGTTGGTTTTCGTTGCTCAGTTGAATGCAGTCGATGTTCGGATTGAGGATGTGGCAATGGAGTTACATGTGGCGGTTGTTACGTGCAAGCTGCGGTATAAGGAGCTTTTAGAGAGTCTGGTGAAGGTTGCGCATGTATTGCCTTGGGGAAAAGATATTACAGTTAAGAACATTGTTAAGAATGCACCGTTTGTGTTGGAATACATGGAATTGAAGTCAATGTCCAAGTGTGGCGAGAAGAGGAAGGTTGTAGATCATGTTGGGTTTGATATGGATGATTTGGTTGGAAGCTGTTTGAGCGAAGAAGCGGAATATGGGCTTGATAATCATGGCATGGAAAATGATTCTCAATATTTCAAGGTGCAAGATAAGCGTTCTTCCCCAAGAGGGACTAGAGATGATTTGGAGACGCTCAAGATATCACATGAGTGCTTGTCAATGATGTATTCAGAatattcaaacaaaatttctaATACCGATTATCTTGAAGAGTGTGGATgtaaaaatagaaggaaaaaagggaGAGGGTTCGATCTTTTAGATTGTAGGGAGTGGTGGAAAGGAAAGTCAGAACTGAGCAGAAAGCTTTTGCTCAAGAAAATACTGGAAAAAGACGTGGGATTAGTTGCAATGCCACCATCTTTTGTTGCTGGATGCTTGGCATAtcagaggaggagagagaagataaaGGCTGCTAAGCTACGTATTACTAAGATTATGGGCTTGCAAAATGGTGATTCAGGTGACAATGGTAACCTTTGCATATCGGACAGCGTGAATATTGGAAAGAAGCGAAGGAGAGTGAAGGTTTATGTTGATTGGGAAGACTTAATTATTGAGACCCTTCTCCTTCATCAGGTGCAGGAGGAGGAAATAGAGAAGGGGCATTACAATACCTTACTGGATTTGTATGTATTTAATTCTGGGAGTATGTGA